The following proteins come from a genomic window of Thermoproteus sp.:
- a CDS encoding DNA topoisomerase IV subunit A gives MSRAEFLSKLEEWAKSITEDILSLREPVLEIPSRTLSNTIWDEKNRILKLGPEKIHRRFLDVKESRRFMQTMLMLRLIVDAIRADVYPTIRDLYYNGKHTIIFKDFLGRTHRENTWDEQAESNGVIEDIEVATNVLREEMGISADVKGKVVGPIVVRSQGYELDASKFGETALSLPVNVDALEIVKVEAAYVLVIEKDAIFQRLVREKFWSQENAILITAKGMPDRATRRFVKRLNEEYKLPVYVLTDGDPYGIYIYSVYKSGSIKLSYESERLATPKAKFLGVAPLDIERYKIPDQFVIRATDRDIKRAQELLKYPWFQNDIWRKELEYFLKTKKKVEIEALSAHGLKYLHDYIKDKIKGNKFID, from the coding sequence ATGTCGCGCGCCGAATTCCTCTCTAAGCTCGAGGAGTGGGCCAAGAGCATAACGGAAGATATATTGAGCCTTAGGGAGCCCGTCTTGGAGATACCGTCCAGGACGCTCTCAAATACAATCTGGGACGAGAAGAACAGGATATTGAAGCTAGGGCCTGAGAAGATACACCGTCGGTTCCTCGACGTAAAGGAGTCTAGGCGCTTCATGCAGACAATGTTGATGTTGAGACTTATAGTGGACGCCATAAGGGCCGACGTCTATCCGACTATACGTGACCTCTATTATAACGGCAAACACACGATTATCTTCAAGGACTTCTTGGGGAGGACCCATAGAGAGAACACTTGGGATGAACAAGCCGAGTCCAACGGAGTTATAGAGGACATAGAAGTTGCGACAAACGTTCTTAGGGAGGAGATGGGGATAAGCGCCGACGTCAAGGGCAAGGTCGTGGGCCCCATAGTAGTTAGGTCTCAGGGATATGAACTCGACGCCAGTAAGTTCGGCGAGACGGCGTTGAGCCTGCCCGTCAATGTGGACGCCCTCGAGATAGTTAAAGTCGAGGCCGCCTACGTTTTGGTGATAGAGAAGGACGCTATATTTCAGAGGTTGGTCAGAGAGAAGTTCTGGTCGCAGGAAAACGCGATATTGATAACCGCTAAGGGCATGCCCGACAGAGCCACTAGGAGGTTCGTCAAGAGGCTTAACGAAGAATATAAACTGCCCGTATACGTGTTGACCGACGGCGATCCCTACGGGATCTATATATATTCAGTATATAAGAGCGGCTCCATAAAGCTGAGCTATGAAAGCGAGAGGTTGGCGACGCCTAAGGCGAAGTTCTTAGGGGTGGCGCCTCTAGATATAGAGAGGTATAAGATACCGGACCAGTTCGTGATCAGGGCGACGGATAGAGACATAAAGAGGGCGCAGGAGCTGTTGAAATATCCGTGGTTCCAAAACGACATATGGAGGAAAGAACTTGAATACTTCTTAAAGACCAAGAAGAAGGTAGAAATAGAGGCTCTTTCGGCTCATGGACTGAAGTATTTACATGATTACATTAAAGATAAAATAAAAGGAAATAAATTTATTGATTAA
- a CDS encoding phosphate uptake regulator PhoU, with translation MEGEVRKVQLTGGATLIVSLPKEWARRTNLSPGDEVLIVPQPDNTLVLIPRKLGKRASLTVELNVDDKMSVEELEKVFMAVYIAGAEVISVKFAPGATQYRKHLKDFVRRRVIDMEITEESSDRLVIQAMVSATELAVKDVTVKMLKLADNMLADLIRGLEADNMELLKDVAERDDEVDRLYWLIERQLKRAAMSRYIMLELKVEDPRDLVEYTIIAKSIERIADHICKIAYINQEEKIDLRVVKPILERAIEYMGAVLDALSGSLDDAKLTWLYREVSEWALKIRKEGIPSDPATSLAKDSAIRINEYIGDILESLLHIRLKTFQKLGEGAQLQ, from the coding sequence ATGGAAGGCGAGGTCCGTAAGGTTCAGCTCACGGGCGGAGCCACCCTCATAGTCAGCCTCCCTAAGGAGTGGGCTCGACGAACCAACTTATCGCCGGGAGATGAAGTCCTCATAGTGCCTCAGCCCGACAACACGCTGGTTTTAATACCGCGGAAGTTGGGCAAGCGCGCCTCTCTGACTGTGGAGTTGAATGTAGACGACAAAATGTCCGTTGAGGAGCTAGAGAAGGTCTTCATGGCGGTCTATATAGCTGGCGCCGAGGTCATATCCGTTAAGTTCGCCCCTGGGGCTACCCAATATAGGAAGCACCTAAAGGACTTCGTCAGGAGGAGGGTTATAGATATGGAGATAACAGAGGAGTCCAGCGACAGACTCGTCATACAGGCGATGGTCTCCGCCACGGAGCTTGCAGTAAAAGACGTCACGGTCAAGATGTTGAAGCTGGCCGACAACATGTTGGCGGACCTCATAAGAGGTCTAGAGGCCGACAACATGGAGCTCCTAAAGGACGTAGCCGAGAGGGACGACGAGGTAGACAGACTGTACTGGCTTATTGAGCGCCAACTCAAAAGGGCGGCCATGTCCCGCTACATAATGTTGGAGTTGAAGGTGGAGGATCCCCGCGATCTAGTTGAATACACAATAATAGCCAAATCCATAGAGAGGATTGCCGACCACATATGTAAAATAGCCTATATCAACCAGGAGGAGAAGATAGACTTGAGGGTCGTCAAGCCCATCTTGGAGAGGGCGATTGAATATATGGGAGCCGTGCTGGACGCCCTTAGCGGTAGCCTGGACGACGCGAAGCTGACGTGGCTCTACAGGGAGGTGAGCGAGTGGGCGCTAAAAATACGTAAAGAGGGCATACCGTCAGATCCGGCTACCTCTCTAGCTAAAGACAGCGCCATAAGGATAAATGAATACATAGGTGACATCTT